A part of Citrifermentans bremense genomic DNA contains:
- the nikR gene encoding nickel-responsive transcriptional regulator NikR has translation MGETVRFGISMDDQLLESFDRLIEQKGYANRSEAIRDLIRAAQVELDWEEGEKEGVGTVTLVYNHHVRDLSDKLTEHQHAYHDQIISALHVHLDAHNCLEVLVVRGKARDVRRIADELIGVKGVKHGKLVMTTTGEGLH, from the coding sequence ATGGGTGAGACAGTAAGGTTTGGCATCTCCATGGACGACCAGTTGCTGGAGAGCTTCGACAGGCTCATCGAGCAGAAAGGTTACGCCAACCGCTCCGAGGCGATCCGCGACCTGATCCGAGCGGCTCAGGTGGAGCTCGACTGGGAGGAAGGGGAAAAGGAAGGGGTCGGCACCGTGACCCTCGTCTACAACCACCACGTCCGCGATCTTTCCGACAAGCTGACCGAGCACCAGCACGCGTATCACGACCAGATCATATCCGCGCTGCACGTCCATCTCGACGCCCACAACTGTCTCGAAGTGCTGGTGGTGCGTGGCAAGGCGCGAGACGTGCGCAGGATTGCCGACGAGCTGATAGGTGTCAAGGGAGTGAAGCATGGCAAGCTGGTCATGACCACCACCGGAGAAGGGCTGCACTGA
- the tadA gene encoding tRNA adenosine(34) deaminase TadA — protein MQKDDHYWMGKAIAQARRAEAIGEVPIGAVVVKDGVVISRGHNLRESKQDPAAHAEMIAIRKAAKKLSSWRLTGATLYVTLEPCTMCMGAVILSRLDRVVFGSYDPKGGAAGSLYDLSDDKRLNHSVVLTPGVRGEETSSMLSRFFAELRAKKKNVKTPSPNLEKP, from the coding sequence ATGCAAAAAGACGATCATTACTGGATGGGAAAGGCAATAGCGCAGGCGAGAAGGGCCGAGGCGATAGGCGAGGTCCCGATAGGCGCCGTGGTGGTAAAGGACGGCGTCGTGATCTCACGCGGGCACAACCTTCGGGAGAGCAAGCAGGACCCGGCGGCGCACGCCGAGATGATCGCCATCCGCAAGGCTGCAAAGAAGCTTTCCAGTTGGCGCCTCACCGGTGCGACCTTATACGTGACCCTGGAGCCCTGCACCATGTGCATGGGAGCTGTCATCCTTTCCCGCCTGGACCGGGTCGTTTTCGGGAGCTACGACCCCAAAGGAGGCGCCGCCGGCTCTCTCTACGACCTTTCCGACGACAAGAGGCTGAACCATAGCGTCGTTCTCACCCCCGGCGTGCGGGGGGAGGAAACCTCATCCATGCTGTCCCGCTTTTTTGCCGAACTTAGGGCCAAAAAAAAGAACGTAA